In one window of bacterium DNA:
- a CDS encoding SAM-dependent methyltransferase, whose amino-acid sequence MWRWQRQYYEKKGITAWSDAVVPHYITSNPYIAASYARVIAGFIDDIRQLPDYDPQSPITIIELGTGSGRFSYNFIKAFFENGLYDSATPVLYVMTDFAQANIDFWQDNEQLKPFVGLGLLDYAVFDVEQGKELRLINSRQTLNKHTLRNPIIVIANYIFDSIPFDMFVVKDHEMSACLVDLALEGGEEADEEGKRTGRLSVAYNLISCSEGYYENPIWDKILHEYPPQFEQTCLLFPTAAFSCLERLLGMSNGKMLLIPGIKVR is encoded by the coding sequence TTGTGGCGATGGCAAAGGCAATATTACGAAAAGAAGGGCATAACTGCCTGGTCTGATGCGGTCGTGCCTCACTATATCACCAGCAATCCCTATATCGCTGCCTCATACGCCAGGGTCATTGCAGGATTTATTGATGATATTCGACAGCTTCCGGACTATGACCCCCAGTCTCCAATCACAATTATTGAATTAGGCACTGGAAGCGGGCGCTTTTCTTATAACTTTATTAAAGCCTTCTTTGAAAATGGTCTTTACGATTCGGCGACGCCGGTTCTCTATGTCATGACCGACTTTGCACAGGCCAATATCGACTTTTGGCAAGATAATGAGCAATTGAAGCCTTTCGTAGGATTAGGCTTATTGGATTATGCGGTTTTCGATGTGGAGCAAGGGAAAGAGTTGAGATTGATTAACTCCCGGCAGACGCTCAATAAACATACCCTTCGCAACCCAATTATCGTCATCGCCAATTACATATTTGACAGCATTCCTTTCGACATGTTTGTGGTTAAAGATCACGAGATGAGCGCCTGCCTTGTTGATTTGGCGCTCGAAGGCGGGGAAGAAGCGGACGAGGAAGGGAAGAGAACCGGGCGTTTAAGCGTGGCTTATAACCTTATTTCCTGCTCGGAAGGCTATTATGAAAATCCGATATGGGATAAGATACTCCACGAGTATCCGCCTCAATTTGAACAGACGTGTCTGCTGTTCCCAACAGCGGCATTTTCCTGTCTGGAGCGTCTTTTGGGGATGTCCAACGGTAAGATGCTGCTCATTCCGGGGATAAAGGTTCGGTGA